GATATCCTGATACTTGACGAGGCAACATCAAGCGTTGACCCGGAAACAGAGAGACAGATACAGGATGCAATCAACCGGATGACAGCAAGCCGGACAACCCTTGTTATTGCACACAGGCTCTCTACCATAAAAAAGGCTGACAGGATTATTGTTATGGGTCATGGAAGGATCATTGAACAGGGAACTCATTACGAGTTGATGGAAGCAAAGGGTAAATATTACAGGCTGAATCTTTTCAGGGAATCTTATAATGAGGAAAAATAGGAACCGCAAATGAACGCGAATGGACGCGAACAAAAATATTAATTAACCTTTATTTGCATTGATCAGCGGTTGCAAATTATTATTCACCTGGATTACAGGAGAAGGAAAATGGAAAAAATAACTATACCGCAAACACTTGCATCTGTTGCAGGCAGGTGCTGGAATATATACAGTTTTCCAGTGATTGTGCTTTGTTGCATCCTATTTATGAGCGGATGTGTGAGCATGACAAAAAAGGATTTGAGGCTTGTTTCAAAGCCAAATATGCAGTTCGATGGATCTGCAATATTTAATTATCAGGATAAGCTGCTTACGCAGTTTGAATCGAGTTCAGCCTCCTTCATGGGAGGACAGTCAGGGGACTGTGGCTCCTGCGTTGCAGGGGGAACATTATAATGAGACGCATTAATGTTTATATAATCATGATACTGTTTATTTCAGTAATGGGTGATATGGCGTGGAATGCCGGAGAAGTTGCCCCTTCATTCACCCTGTTGCAGCATGGAACAGAAAAACAGGTCAGCCTGAATGATTTCTATGGACAGATTGTACTCCTTGATTTCTTCAGTGCCGGTTGCAATCGTTGTTTAACTGCTTCATGGGAGATTGAGACCGGAATTCAGGAATACTATAAGGCCCGTTCAGGAAATCCGCATGGTATAAAGGTTCAGGTTATTTCGATTAATTCGGATGTTGCCAGACCGGATGACATGAGCGCATTTATAGAAGATACCGGTATAAGCATGGTTCTGGAAGATACCAGCGGCAGACTGCTGGATCTCTATGGCGGCTACACCCTGCCATATCTTGTTATAATTGATGCTGTAGGTGCAGCGTCAGGCGCATTTCCTCCAACCGTGGTTTATAAACAGGCCGGTTTTGACGGGTTTGAAAAATTGTACAAAATCATAGACTCTATAACCGGTCTCAGTGAATCAAAAGCGCATGATATGGATACAATACCTGTTTCAGAAGCGGATCAGGAGATCACACATGATGGTATAATTGATTTATCATCACTGAGCGCATCCGATGTATCTGTGTCAGAGACACTGATCGGGTATTATTATAAGGGCCGGAAAATAGATATTGATCTTGCCTTTTCATGGCGCCGTATTGAGACGGATTACCTTTCCGAATACCTGGGTAACAGGAGGGAGAAAAACCTGACCGCTGACAGGATGGGGCTCCAATGTAATACCAGTTTCAGCCTTGATAAAAACCTTGCAATAACTGCCGGTGTCGGTTTCTATGATGGTTTTCAGACCTTTCGCGCCTTATGGCTTAATGAGTATTACAGGCACATTTTTGATGTGCTGGGCCAACTCATTGGTAACCTTGACGGGTATAAGATTGCCAGACCAAAGGGGTATAATGTTGCATCAGCTCTGCGCTGGGAATATATCCCGGATATTGCGATTGTAGATGCGGGGATATCCTTTCAGCATGATATCGTTTCTCCGGGCTATGAGATGGGGGTGCCTCTTGTCAGGTTGAGAGACAGGTATAATACAAAGAGCGGTCATATTGCCTTTGAAAATGTCCTTACACGACGTTTGCGTACCATTGCTGAATTCCGGATAGATGACACTACGAATCGTGAATTAAGGTATTCACTCCAGGGAGGCCTAAACTATGCGATGGCTGAAAACTGGGTTATGCGGTTAAATGGGGGATGGTCAAAGGAGATGCCTGGCTTCAGAGCGAAATCGGTCAGTGCGGTCATGGAAAGAGACTGGCATGGTGTATGGTTTACCAGCATTTTCGGGCGATACTATGAGGATACGAGTGAAATTGAGAATGCCATTATAAGCGTTGCGGCTGCCCCGCCACTTGAGTCATATCAGGCAGGCATAGGGCTGCGAATGCAGGGGCACAGCTTCTCTTACAAATTTGTTGCAGGGCCGTGTTTCACCAATTATAAGAGAAAAGCTGACAGGGATATTGCTTTTGACCAGTTGTACAAAGAGAGGGACTGGCTTTCAGTGCAGTTCACATATCTCCACAGGTTTTAAACGCGAATAAACGCGAAAGGACGCGAATAAAAATATAAGTTAGCGTCTATTTGCGTTTTTTGTCGGTTTATTGCTCACTCTTCTGATGCCCTATTACCTCGCGGGATAGTGCAGATTATAATAAACGCAAGGAGCGTCATGATTGCACCTAACAGGAATATATGGCTTAACCAAGTGTCAGAAAGAAAAATATGGCCCCCATTGCTGCATCCATTAGTCTCTGGGGTACCGCATTCTGAACAACAATGGTGTTGATCGTGGGAAGAATACCATATCCAAGACCGCCCAGAAGAGATACCACAAGGCTCATGAACACGGGCGTTCCGGCATTGAAAAAGACAAGAATGAAAATGCTCATGGTGAGAAACCCGTAACCAAAAACATACATCCATTTAAAACAGCCAGTCCTTGCAATCAAATACCCGGCAGGCACCCCCATAAAGGCGGTCAACACGCCATAAGGGGTACTGATCATACCGCTGTGTAATGTC
Above is a genomic segment from Desulfatiglans sp. containing:
- a CDS encoding TlpA family protein disulfide reductase, with the translated sequence MRRINVYIIMILFISVMGDMAWNAGEVAPSFTLLQHGTEKQVSLNDFYGQIVLLDFFSAGCNRCLTASWEIETGIQEYYKARSGNPHGIKVQVISINSDVARPDDMSAFIEDTGISMVLEDTSGRLLDLYGGYTLPYLVIIDAVGAASGAFPPTVVYKQAGFDGFEKLYKIIDSITGLSESKAHDMDTIPVSEADQEITHDGIIDLSSLSASDVSVSETLIGYYYKGRKIDIDLAFSWRRIETDYLSEYLGNRREKNLTADRMGLQCNTSFSLDKNLAITAGVGFYDGFQTFRALWLNEYYRHIFDVLGQLIGNLDGYKIARPKGYNVASALRWEYIPDIAIVDAGISFQHDIVSPGYEMGVPLVRLRDRYNTKSGHIAFENVLTRRLRTIAEFRIDDTTNRELRYSLQGGLNYAMAENWVMRLNGGWSKEMPGFRAKSVSAVMERDWHGVWFTSIFGRYYEDTSEIENAIISVAAAPPLESYQAGIGLRMQGHSFSYKFVAGPCFTNYKRKADRDIAFDQLYKERDWLSVQFTYLHRF
- a CDS encoding MFS transporter, coding for MALASSATIIGFSFAGTRYPWLSVQIIGLLGFSILSWIMFLFVESRADEPVLNPVLLRNRTFSTLAIATFLSSFSTMGMMMYFPMFLQEIQDISTLHSGMISTPYGVLTAFMGVPAGYLIARTGCFKWMYVFGYGFLTMSIFILVFFNAGTPVFMSLVVSLLGGLGYGILPTINTIVVQNAVPQRLMDAAMGAIFFFLTLG